Below is a window of Cellulosilyticum sp. I15G10I2 DNA.
GGAATGGATACTCTCAGTATATTAATAGAAAAATTATTAAAGCGTAAGGGTTATTTTATTCATTCTCATAAGGACTATATGTCGAGAATTCGCGGTGGCCATAATTTTATTCAAATTAGATTTGGCACAGAATATATAAACTCACATTGGCCAGCTTTAGATGTTATTATTGCACTAGATAAAGAGACTGCCAAGTTGCATGTAGAGAGACTTAGTGAAGGGGGTGTGATTATATGCGATGAAGCTATAGAAATAAATAACAACAAGTTAATACATATCCCCATGGCAAAGTTTGCAAAAGAGACTAATAATCAAAGAGCGGCAGGATCAGTAGCAGCGGGTGCATTACTTAAACTTTTTGGAGAATCAGTTGATGGCGTGATGGAAATATTTAATGAAAAATTTGATAAAGAGACAGCAGAGTCTAATTTTAAGGCTTTTAAAAAAGGTTTTGATTACGTCCAAAAGAAGTTTGAGCTTGATAAGCCAGAAAAAGACAATCATATTCTTATTAATGCAAATAGTGCCATTGCGCTTGGAGCACTGGCGGGTGGAGTAGGGTTTTATGCGTCCTATCCTATGACGCCAGCAACAAGTATTATGACAGAACTTTCTAAGCGGCAGGGTGATGCTAAGATAGTAGTTGAACAAGTAGAAGATGAGATTTCAGCCATTAATATGGTTTTAGGTGCTTCCTATGCGGGGGTAAGATCGATGACTGGGACTTCTGGAGGCGGCTACGCTCTTATGGTAGAAGCGATGAGTCTTCAAGGGATCACTGAAATACCAATTGTTGTCGTTGATTCTCAAAGACCAGGGCCTGCAACGGGGCTTCCCACCCGTACAGAACAAGGAGACTTGGACTTTGTAATGTTCTCAGGACATGGAGAATATCCTAAGATGGTGCTTGCAGTAAAAAATGCAGAAGATGCTTTTTACCAAACGGCAAGAGCTTTGAATATTGCGGATAAATATCAGATACAGGTTATTATACTTACCGATGAATATCTGGCTGATGCAACACAAACAATACCACCTTATGACTTTAATAGAGTAAGTATTGATAGGTATTTTGCAAGTAAAGAGACATTGGGGGATGATACTTATAAGCGGTATCAGCGAGC
It encodes the following:
- a CDS encoding 2-oxoacid:acceptor oxidoreductase subunit alpha, translated to MKYNVLIGGAAGQGMDTLSILIEKLLKRKGYFIHSHKDYMSRIRGGHNFIQIRFGTEYINSHWPALDVIIALDKETAKLHVERLSEGGVIICDEAIEINNNKLIHIPMAKFAKETNNQRAAGSVAAGALLKLFGESVDGVMEIFNEKFDKETAESNFKAFKKGFDYVQKKFELDKPEKDNHILINANSAIALGALAGGVGFYASYPMTPATSIMTELSKRQGDAKIVVEQVEDEISAINMVLGASYAGVRSMTGTSGGGYALMVEAMSLQGITEIPIVVVDSQRPGPATGLPTRTEQGDLDFVMFSGHGEYPKMVLAVKNAEDAFYQTARALNIADKYQIQVIILTDEYLADATQTIPPYDFNRVSIDRYFASKETLGDDTYKRYQRAESGVSSRIIPGKIDGAVVLIDSDEHNEYGHITESAEVRTAMMNKRMKKLKLIQSEMEEPDYFGSETPEILLIGWGSMYGPIREATQLLQKENISVGALVFGDIYPLPIKLLKKYSEHAKKLINIEMNYKGQLARLIRQETGIFMDHSLLNYDGRQMCAHTVYTRVKKEVL